From the genome of Variovorax sp. RA8, one region includes:
- a CDS encoding RHS repeat domain-containing protein has translation MSYSYDALGRLASAVYSDGSATTTITYSYDAAGNRTSVAATSS, from the coding sequence GTGAGCTACAGCTACGACGCACTGGGCCGCCTGGCCAGTGCTGTCTACAGCGACGGCAGCGCCACCACCACCATCACCTACAGCTACGACGCCGCAGGCAATCGCACCTCGGTCGCGGCCACCTCGTCTTAG
- a CDS encoding autoinducer binding domain-containing protein — protein MQTWAEDLLAAFDRSRDEEQIFALVLAEANQLGFEHCAYGLRAPLPLTNPKVVKLDNHPPAWRRRYEEAGYLALDPTVRHARHSRTPIIWSDALFADVPAMWAEARSFGLCHGWAQSSLDSHGVGGMLTLSRSTPPLTANELHAKEVRMRWLAHASHLAFSRVLVPRMNQSPETPLTEREIEILRWTADGKTTQETSRILRISIDTVNYHVKNAISKLRSANKTAATVRAAMLGLLG, from the coding sequence GTGCAGACATGGGCTGAAGACCTCCTGGCGGCCTTCGATCGCTCCCGCGACGAGGAACAGATATTCGCGCTGGTGCTCGCCGAGGCGAACCAACTGGGATTCGAGCATTGCGCCTACGGCCTGCGCGCGCCGCTGCCCCTCACCAATCCCAAGGTCGTCAAGCTCGACAACCATCCGCCGGCATGGCGCCGCCGCTACGAGGAAGCCGGCTACCTGGCCCTCGACCCCACGGTGCGGCACGCGCGACACAGCCGCACGCCGATCATCTGGAGCGATGCGCTGTTCGCCGACGTCCCCGCCATGTGGGCGGAAGCGCGCTCATTCGGTCTGTGCCATGGGTGGGCCCAGTCGAGCCTGGACAGCCACGGCGTCGGCGGCATGCTCACACTGTCGCGATCGACACCGCCGCTCACCGCGAATGAACTGCACGCGAAAGAGGTACGCATGCGATGGCTGGCCCATGCCTCCCACCTGGCGTTCTCCCGTGTGCTCGTCCCGCGAATGAACCAGTCGCCCGAGACACCGCTGACGGAGCGCGAGATCGAGATTCTCAGATGGACGGCCGACGGAAAGACCACCCAGGAAACCTCGCGCATCCTCCGGATCTCGATCGACACCGTGAACTATCACGTGAAGAACGCCATCTCCAAGCTGAGATCGGCCAACAAGACCGCTGCCACGGTGCGGGCGGCCATGCTGGGCCTGCTGGGCTGA
- a CDS encoding nuclear transport factor 2 family protein: MTEEETNNVALLKRGYALWNQSKASCEGVSCWMTLLSDDVQWRSLAAGAPGMEFTRACRSKDEVQRYFEELGKDWELLSYSADEFIAQGDRVVMLGSCEWKHRGTGKIMKSPKADVHRLRDGKVVDFMEFYDSIAGQAAAT; this comes from the coding sequence ATGACCGAGGAAGAAACCAACAACGTGGCGCTGCTCAAGAGGGGCTATGCGCTCTGGAACCAGTCCAAGGCCAGCTGCGAGGGCGTCTCATGCTGGATGACGCTGCTCTCGGATGACGTGCAGTGGCGCTCGCTGGCTGCAGGCGCTCCCGGCATGGAATTCACCCGGGCCTGCCGCTCGAAGGACGAGGTGCAGCGCTATTTCGAGGAGCTGGGCAAGGACTGGGAATTGCTCAGCTACAGCGCGGACGAATTCATCGCGCAGGGCGATCGCGTCGTGATGCTGGGCAGCTGCGAATGGAAGCACCGCGGCACCGGCAAGATCATGAAGTCGCCCAAGGCCGACGTGCATCGCCTTCGCGATGGCAAGGTCGTGGACTTCATGGAGTTCTACGACTCCATCGCCGGGCAAGCCGCGGCAACGTAG